One Xiphophorus hellerii strain 12219 chromosome 24, Xiphophorus_hellerii-4.1, whole genome shotgun sequence DNA window includes the following coding sequences:
- the LOC116715859 gene encoding uncharacterized protein LOC116715859, which translates to METKSASLKTRSYASMSSTRSSGTATSAAAAKARANAEAAKARLVFAEKEMKLKMEKARLEASMEMLTIEKETAAAIAKAEALEAVVGASEGKHSSRLPFISSVVDSSERTKEYVENQAKLSADIHVESHDAPCLQSQRLPLEQPSRNTLYMPHLTPPRDDCTAVANVFKTQQKNLNPFITMDVNATSSQQMEHQYRTITENDQDSVMPAHSPTVNQQPCDTNNAMEARPTSQRGNFQQPAHSTGSQMTDFVRFLARRELVTTGLLQFNDRPENYRAWRRSFQNAIRDLNLTCDEEMDLLVKWLGSESTEHAKRIRSIHINQPARGLNMIWNRLDVSYGASEAIEKALFERLDRFPKIGNKDHTKLQDLSDLLMELDAAKAEGDLPGLSYLDTPRGVHAVAQKLPYSIQEKWLSHGSSYKQLHCVPFPPFSVFVSFIYNQAQIRNDPSFNFVCQDEVKVNIQRPPWKNRTREISVHKTEVSAAACSDNRYKKNMEDPDRRCPIHNKPHTLQKCRTFREKPLEERKTFLKENGICFKCCNSSAHTARDCQTIVKCTECTSDRHSSALHPGQAPWVKDTQPPIKHGGEPEPIQTSEVTSQCTSVCGEDRAVKNCSKICLARVYPKGESDKAIKAYVIIDEQSNRSLAHSSFFDTFGVQGPAASYSLKTCSGMSENMGRVASDFCIESMDGKTVQLLPSLLECNEIPDNRAEIPTPSAALYHEHLKPIVHLIPELEPDVPIMLLLGRDIIRLHKVHKCINGPPEAPYAQKLALGWVIVGKVCLGRVHKPLCVNTYFTNILEQARTTIFEPCPSVLHVKERYSPKRSKDVNEVEDFELGRTVFQLTSEDNKQASSFEDLAFMAIMKQGVKKDASNSWVAPLPFRQPRQHLPDNRQQTIRRFHSLKHNLERKPEMSQHFFSFMEKIFENGHAEVAPLLKLNQERWYLPIFGVYHPKKPGNIRVVFDSSAQHQGVSLNDVLLKGPDLNNLLLGVLMRFRKEAIAITADIKQMFHSFLVREEDRNFLRFFWFRDNDPTQEVIEYRMTVHVFGNSPSPAVAIYCLRQAAMEGEPHHDPGVKDFVNRDFYVDDALKSFSTVKGAVSLLKNTQDVLANSNLRLHKIASNNKEVMEAFPAEDRANDLKDLDLSSDVLPEQRSLGLNWNLESDAFVFKIDQVEKPFTRRGVLSVVNSVYDPLGFVAPVTIQGKYILRELTQQRVDWDSRLPDMMEEQWMIWRDSLQDLSSLKIPRPYTEVSLSTAKTRELCVFSDASTKAIAAVAYLKVVNEAGNIQTGFVMGKAKLAPRPEHTVPRLELCAAVLAVELADFISSELDVYVDATTFYTDSKVVLGYINNETRRFYVYVSNRVVRIRRSSHPKQWKYVSTVENPADCATRSVPAAFLSNTSWLRGPSFLTEPRQESLEQGSFELVEPNVDVEVRPQISTLKTQASLTLLGSHRFSKFSTWQALRRAIATLLHVAISFHTVTENRQCKRWHLCQKAGTPDQLNLSEDVIIRTVQEEAYAEELACLKNGQVISRRSPLKALDPFIDEHNILRVGGRMRHGEISLEEKHPKIIPGKTHIATLLVRYYHEQTLHQGRHFTEGAIRAAGIWIIGLKRLVGNVIYHCVTCRKLRGVPPQQKMADLPADRLSMDPPFTYIGLDVFGPWNVVARRTRGGLAHSKRWAVIFTCMAVRAVHIEVIESLDTSCFINALRRFLAIRGPVKQIRSDRGTNFVSASADLKIPSNIDSKSVEKYLADRGCSWVFNPPHASHMGGSWERLIGIARRILDSMFLQVGTSSLTHEVLTTLMAEVVAIINSRPLLPVSTDPSDPVILTPATLLTQKTGVPSVPPADPNVKDLCKQQWRQVQHLAQTFWSKWRRQYLSTLQPRRKWHDNQTNLETGSIVLLRDQQLKRNEWPLGIITQVLPSQDNKVRKAEVKVSRQDGTKVFLRPVTELILLLSPP; encoded by the coding sequence ATGGAGACAAAGTCAGCGTCATTAAAGACAAGGTCTTATGCATCAATGTCATCCACTCGTTCCAGTGGAACAGCAACTAGCGCTGCAGCTGCAAAAGCCAGGGCTAACGCTGAAGCGGCAAAGGCACGTTTagtatttgcagaaaaagaaatgaagttaaaaatggaaaaagctcGTCTAGAAGCTTCAATGGAAATGTTGACTATAGAAAAGGAGACTGCTGCAGCCATAGCAAAGGCAGAAGCTTTAGAAGCAGTGGTGGGAGCAAGTGAAGGAAAACACAGCTCTAGGCTTCCTTTCATCTCATCAGTAGTTGACTCTTCAGAGCGCACAAAAGAGTATGTGGAGAACCAGGCTAAACTTTCAGCAGACATACATGTGGAATCACACGATGCGCCGTGTTTACAGTCACAACGGCTACCTCTAGAACAACCTTCACGCAATACGTTGTACATGCCACATCTCACTCCACCAAGAGATGATTGCACTGCTGTTGCTAATGTGtttaaaacacagcaaaaaaaccTTAACCCATTTATCACAATGGATGTCAACGCCACCTCATCGCAACAGATGGAGCACCAGTACAGAACTataacagaaaatgatcaagaTTCTGTAATGCCTGCACACAGTCCCACTGTAAATCAGCAACCATGTGACACGAACAATGCAATGGAAGCTCGTCCCACATCCCAACGTGGCAACTTCCAGCAGCCTGCTCACTCAACTGGTTCACAGATGACAGACTTCGTCAGATTTCTAGCACGAAGAGAACTTGTTACAACAGGTCTTTTACAGTTTAACGACAGACCGGAGAACTACAGGGCCTGGCGACGTTCATTCCAGAATGCCATAAGAGACTTAAACCTAACATGTGATGAAGAAATGGACCTGCTTGTCAAATGGCTGGGAAGTGAATCAACTGAGCATGCAAAACGCATAAGATCTATCCATATAAACCAGCCAGCTAGAGGGTTAAACATGATCTGGAACAGATTAGATGTGTCTTATGGTGCATCTGAAGCTATTGAGAAAGCATTGTTTGAGAGACTTGATCGTTTTCCAAAAATTGGAAACAAGGATCACACCAAACTTCAGGACCTCAGTGATTTACTGATGGAATTAGATGCAGCTAAGGCTGAGGGAGATCTGCCTGGTCTTTCTTATCTTGATACTCCCAGAGGTGTACATGCAGTAGCACAAAAATTACCTTATAGTATACAAGAAAAATGGCTCTCTCATGGATCTTCTTATAAACAATTACATTGTGTACCGTTCCCCCCATTCTCAGTCTTTGTCTCATTCATCTACAATCAAGCACAAATAAGGAATGATCCTAGCTTCAACTTTGTTTGTCAAGATGAAGTTAAAGTTAACATACAAAGACCTCCatggaaaaacagaacaagggAAATCTCAGTTCACAAAACAGAAGTATCAGCTGCTGCGTGCTCAGACAACAGATACAAAAAGAACATGGAGGATCCAGATAGGAGATGTCCAATACATAACAAGCCCCACACATTACAGAAATGTCGTACATTTCGGGAAAAACCTTTAGAAGAAAGGAAAACTTTTCTCAAAGAAAATGGCATCTGTTTTAAGTGTTGCAACTCCTCAGCACACACTGCCAGAGACTGCCAAACTATTGTTAAGTGCACTGAATGCACCAGTGACAGACACTCTTCAGCACTACACCCGGGTCAGGCACCATGGGTTAAAGACACCCAACCACCAATAAAGCACGGCGGGGAGCCAGAACCCATTCAAACTTCAGAAGTTACTAGCCAGTGCACTTCAGTCTGTGGAGAAGACCGTGCAGTCAAGAACTGCTCCAAGATATGCCTGGCCAGAGTCTATCCTAAAGGAGAAAGTGACAAAGCCATAAAGGCTTATGTTATCATAGATGAGCAGAGTAACAGGTCTCTGGCACACTCGAGTTTCTTCGACACGTTTGGTGTTCAAGGCCCGGCTGCTTCGTACTCACTAAAGACTTGCTCTGGAATGTCTGAAAATATGGGAAGAGTAGCTTCAGACTTCTGTATAGAGTCAATGGATGGTAAAACAGTGCAGCTACTACCAAGTCTGCTGGAGTGTAACGAGATACCAGACAACAGAGCAGAAATTCCAACACCGAGTGCTGCTCTTTATCATGAACATCTCAAACCAATCGTTCACCTCATCCCAGAACTCGAACCAGATGTTCCTATTATGCTCCTACTTGGACGTGACATCATCAGGCTTCATAAGGTTCACAAATGCATCAATGGCCCACCAGAAGCTCCCTATGCTCAGAAACTTGCTTTAGGATGGGTGATTGTGGGCAAAGTCTGCCTGGGGCGTGTTCATAAGCCACTCTGCGTGAACACATATTTCACCAACATTCTCGAACAGGCTCGTACAACCATTTTTGAGCCCTGTCCAAGTGTTCTACATGTTAAAGAGAGATACAGTCCCAAAAGATCAAAGGATGTCAATGAGGTAGAAGATTTTGAGCTAGGTCGCACAGTGTTCCAACTTACCAGTGAAGATAATAAACAAGCTTCATCCTTTGAAGATCTTGCCTTCATGGCAATAATGAAACAAGGAGTAAAAAAGGATGCTAGTAATAGCTGGGTTGCTCCTCTACCATTCAGACAGCCAAGACAGCACCTCCCTGATAATAGACAGCAGACTATTAGGCGATTTCACTCTCTCAAACACAACCTAGAGAGGAAACCGGAGATGAGCCAACACTTCTTCTCctttatggaaaaaatatttgaaaatggaCATGCTGAAGTAGCTCCACTTCTCAAACTAAACCAGGAACGGTGGTACCTTCCTATTTTTGGGGTGTATCACCCAAAGAAGCCTGGCAACATTCGTGTTGTGTTTGATTCAAGTGCACAGCATCAGGGGGTGTCTTTAAATGATGTTCTCTTGAAAGGACCAGACCTCAACAATCTACTCCTTGGTGTTCTGATGAGATTTCGCAAAGAAGCCATTGCCATAACTGCAGacatcaaacaaatgtttcattcCTTCCTTGTGAGGGAAGAGGATCGTAACTTCTTACGGTTTTTTTGGTTCAGGGACAACGACCCTACACAGGAAGTCATCGAGTACCGCATGACAGTGCATGTGTTTGGAAACAGCCCCAGTCCAGCAGTCGCTATTTACTGCCTTAGGCAAGCTGCGATGGAAGGGGAACCACATCATGACCCTGGAGTGAAAGACTTTGTCAACCGTGACTTCTATGTGGACGATGCACTTAAGTCCTTTTCTACTGTAAAAGGAGCAGTCAGTTTGCTGAAGAACACACAGGATGTTCTAGCAAACTCTAACTTGAGGCTCCACAAAATTGCTTCTAACAACAAAGAAGTTATGGAAGCTTTTCCTGCTGAAGACCGTGCAAACGACTTGAAGGATTTGGACCTAAGCTCAGACGTTCTTCCTGAACAACGGAGCTTGGGACTGAACTGGAACTTGGAGTCTGACGCATTTGTATTCAAAATCGATCAAGTAGAGAAACCCTTTACACGTCGAGGCGTCTTGTCTGTGGTAAACAGTGTGTACGACCCTTTAGGATTCGTGGCTCCTGTGACCATCCAAGGGAAGTACATTCTGAGAGAACTGACACAGCAAAGAGTAGACTGGGATTCTCGCCTTCCTGACATGATGGAGGAACAATGGATGATTTGGCGAGATTCACTGCAAGATCTAAGTAGCTTGAAGATTCCAAGACCCTATACCGAAGTTTCCCTTTCAACAGCAAAGACAAGAGAACTGTGTGTTTTTTCGGACGCATCAACCAAGGCTATAGCAGCAGTTGCCTATCTCAAGGTGGTGAATGAGGCAGGAAATATACAAACTGGCTTTGTCATGGGGAAGGCAAAACTGGCACCCAGACCTGAACACACAGTTCCCAGACTTGAGCTTTGTGCAGCTGTACTGGCTGTAGAGCTGGCAGACTTCATATCATCTGAACTTGACGTGTATGTGGATGCAACAACCTTCTACACTGATAGTAAGGTGGTGCTCGGATACATAAATAACGAAACAAGGCGTTTTTATGTATATGTTAGCAACCGTGTTGTGCGCATAAGAAGATCCTCCCATCCCAAGCAGTGGAAGTATGTGTCAACAGTAGAAAATCCGGCAGACTGTGCAACAAGATCTGTACCAGCTGCCTTTCTCTCAAATACCTCTTGGCTTAGAGGGCCTAGTTTTCTTACTGAGCCTAGACAAGAATCTTTAGAACAAGGTTCCTTTGAGCTTGTGGAGCCAAACGTGGATGTTGAAGTCCGTCCCCAAATCTCCACTCTGAAAACACAGGCTTCTCTTACATTGCTTGGTTCCCATCGCTTTTCTAAGTTCTCTACCTGGCAAGCTTTGAGACGTGCCATTGCTACTCTTCTTCATGTTGCAATCAGCTTTCATACggtcacagaaaacagacagTGTAAAAGGTGGCACTTATGTCAGAAAGCAGGCACACCTGACCAGCTCAATCTATCAGAGGATGTCATTATTCGGACTGTCCAGGAAGAGGCATATGCTGAAGAATTGGCCTGTCTCAAAAACGGTCAAGTGATCTCACGAAGAAGTCCTCTTAAGGCCCTGGATCCCTTTATTGATGAACACAACATCCTAAGAGTAGGTGGTCGGATGAGACATGGAGAAATTTCTCTGGAAGAAAAGCACCCTAAGATCATTCCTGGTAAGACCCATATTGCCACACTGTTGGTCCGATATTACCATGAACAAACCCTGCACCAAGGCCGTCACTTCACCGAAGGTGCAATTCGTGCAGCAGGTATCTGGATTATTGGTTTGAAGAGACTGGTTGGCAATGTCATTTATCATTGTGTCACATGTCGAAAGCTCCGTGGTGTCCCTCCACAACAAAAGATGGCCGACTTGCCAGCAGATCGTCTCTCCATGGACCCTCCATTTACTTACATTGGATTGGATGTGTTTGGCCCATGGAATGTTGTTGCAAGGCGTACAAGGGGTGGTCTCGCCCATAGTAAAAGATGGGCTGTGATATTCACTTGCATGGCTGTTAGAGCAGTTCACATTGAGGTTATCGAGTCTTTAGACACCTCCTGCTTTATCAATGCCCTCAGGAGATTTTTGGCCATTCGAGGTCCTGTGAAACAGATCCGATCGGACAGAGGCACAAATTTTGTGAGTGCATCAGCAGACCTAAAGATCCCATCTAATATTGACTCCAAATCTGTTGAGAAGTATTTGGCAGACAGAGGCTGCTCATGGGTCTTTAACCCCCCACATGCATCTCATATGGGTGGCTCGTGGGAAAGGTTAATTGGCATAGCCAGAAGAATCCTGGATTCAATGTTTCTGCAAGTTGGGACATCAAGTTTGACACATGAGGTGCTTACTACACTGATGGCAGAAGTGGTAGCGATTATAAATTCAAGGCCTCTCCTACCAGTGTCTACTGATCCAAGTGACCCAGTTATACTCACCCCAGCTACCCTCTTAACTCAAAAGACGGGTGTTCCATCAGTTCCACCTGCAGACCCTAATGTTAAGGACCTCTGTAAGCAGCAATGGCGCCAAGTCCAACATCTGGCCCAAACTTTCTGGAGCAAATGGAGAAGACAGTATCTGTCAACATTGCAGCCAAGAAGGAAGTGGCACGACAATCAGACGAATCTGGAGACTGGGAGCATTGTGCTTCTACGGGACCAGCAACTCAAGAGGAATGAATGGCCCCTGGGAATAATTACTCAAGTTCTCCCCAGTCAAGACAACAAGGTCCGCAAAGCAGAGGTCAAGGTGTCAAGGCAGGATGGAACTAAAGTATTTCTGAGGCCAGTGACGGAGCTCATTCTTCTGTTATCACCACCGTAG